A stretch of Sphingomonas sp. JUb134 DNA encodes these proteins:
- a CDS encoding IS110 family transposase, translating into MTCYVGLDVSMKETAICVVDETGDRIWDGKSRTDPDAIAAVLARRAAGAVRIGIETGPMTVWLWHALTERELPVVCLHARHAAAALKLQMNKTDRNDAFGLARLVRSGWYRPVAVRSMDTHRLRALLITRDQLVGMSTALINKIRGLAKTFGILVGPGKGGTFERQVRATLPDDPVVAALFESLLAMLSTLREQQLAIAKQLGRVARQSGACRLMMTMPGVGPLTAVSFMTTIEDPHRFRRSQDVGAYLGLTPRRYQSGEVDISFVDLTLIPSSVIERIEVLADGASAIYGSDAVAGVVNVRLRRDLDGAETRLRYGFADGLDEVQASQLAGFHWTGGRLIAAYEYYRRGRLGSADRAYATEDLRAFGGPDYRQDYANPATLIAANGQVFGVPHGQNGTGLTAGDLIPGVANLSDGRHDTDLLPALKRHSAYAALEQDLGSTFKFRAQGFFADRRSSARYFPSNYGGVVVTSTNPFYVDPLGTGEPVTVHYDFRPDLGPPTLDAHVTNWAGAASLNATFGLSTAEQNQASGAE; encoded by the coding sequence ATGACCTGCTATGTTGGCCTAGATGTGTCGATGAAGGAGACCGCGATCTGCGTCGTGGACGAAACGGGCGATCGCATATGGGACGGTAAGTCGCGAACGGACCCGGACGCTATTGCGGCCGTGCTGGCGCGGAGGGCCGCAGGAGCCGTGAGGATCGGTATCGAGACGGGCCCGATGACCGTGTGGTTGTGGCACGCATTGACCGAGCGAGAGCTGCCGGTGGTGTGTCTTCATGCCAGGCATGCTGCGGCAGCGCTGAAGCTGCAGATGAACAAGACGGACCGCAACGACGCGTTTGGGTTGGCACGGCTGGTCCGCTCGGGCTGGTACCGGCCGGTCGCTGTTCGCTCGATGGATACGCACCGGTTGCGTGCGCTCCTGATCACGCGAGACCAGCTGGTCGGCATGAGCACCGCGCTCATCAACAAGATACGCGGCCTGGCGAAGACTTTCGGCATTCTGGTCGGACCCGGAAAGGGTGGCACCTTCGAACGTCAGGTCCGGGCAACGCTGCCGGACGATCCGGTGGTCGCCGCACTGTTCGAGAGCCTACTGGCGATGCTGAGCACATTGCGGGAGCAACAGCTTGCCATTGCCAAGCAGCTCGGCCGGGTTGCCCGGCAAAGCGGCGCCTGCCGCTTGATGATGACGATGCCCGGCGTCGGACCGCTGACGGCCGTCAGCTTCATGACCACCATCGAGGATCCTCACCGGTTCCGACGCTCGCAGGATGTCGGCGCCTATCTCGGTCTCACTCCGCGTCGCTACCAGTCGGGCGAGGTCGACATCAGCTTCGTCGACCTGACGCTGATTCCTTCGAGCGTGATCGAGCGGATCGAAGTGCTCGCCGACGGCGCTTCGGCGATCTACGGGTCCGACGCGGTCGCGGGCGTGGTCAACGTCCGCCTGCGCCGCGACCTCGACGGCGCGGAGACGCGGTTGCGCTATGGCTTCGCCGACGGGCTCGACGAGGTCCAGGCGAGCCAGCTCGCCGGCTTCCACTGGACCGGCGGCCGGCTCATCGCTGCCTACGAATATTATCGCCGGGGCCGGCTTGGCTCGGCCGACCGCGCTTATGCGACCGAGGACCTGCGCGCATTCGGCGGGCCCGACTATCGGCAGGATTATGCCAACCCGGCGACGCTCATCGCCGCCAACGGGCAGGTGTTCGGCGTCCCTCACGGCCAGAACGGCACGGGCCTGACGGCAGGCGATCTCATTCCCGGCGTCGCCAACCTGTCCGATGGACGGCACGACACCGACCTGCTGCCGGCGCTGAAGCGCCACTCGGCCTATGCCGCGCTCGAGCAGGATCTCGGCTCCACCTTCAAATTCAGGGCGCAGGGCTTCTTTGCCGACCGGCGGTCCTCCGCCCGCTATTTTCCGAGCAACTATGGCGGGGTCGTCGTCACCTCGACCAATCCCTTCTACGTCGATCCGCTCGGCACGGGCGAGCCCGTAACGGTTCATTACGACTTCCGGCCCGACCTTGGCCCGCCGACGCTCGACGCCCATGTCACGAACTGGGCGGGCGCCGCCTCGCTCAATGCGACATTCGGCCTGTCAACGGCGGAGCAAAACCAGGCCAGCGGGGCGGAGTAA
- the istA gene encoding IS21 family transposase, whose translation MFVVESYAAVRRFVFVEGHSRREAAEVFGLNRDTVRKMCLYSAPPGYRRTKPPTKPKLGTLLPVIDAILAADREAPGKQQHTAKRIFERLRDEHGYTGGYTMVKDHVRLCRARGRETFVPLAHPPGHAQVDFGEAVAVVGGERMKIHYFCMSLPQSDACFFKAYPRETTEAFLDGHVSAFAFFGGVPLSILYDNTTIAVAKICGDGTRERTRAFTELVSHYLFQDRFARPARGNDKGKVEGLVKFARNNFMVPVPVAANFDVLNARFEESCRTRQGEHAGQHAQTIAERLAADVSALRTLPSVPLEPCEKRAARVSSTAMVRYRTNDYSVPTAYGYRDVMVKGFVDEVVIICAGEEIARHARCYDEGVFVSNPLHYLALIETKPGALDQAAALQDWNLPDIFQHLRHLLEARMGNKGKREFIQVLRLLEAMPLPIVTDAVTEAVQLGAPGFDAVKLIALARIERRPPRLDLAAYPHVPKMDVKTTCAADYAVLAA comes from the coding sequence ATGTTTGTCGTGGAGAGCTACGCAGCGGTCAGACGGTTTGTATTTGTCGAGGGGCATAGTCGCCGGGAAGCGGCGGAGGTGTTCGGGCTGAACCGGGATACGGTACGCAAGATGTGCCTGTATTCGGCGCCTCCTGGATACCGCCGGACGAAACCTCCGACCAAGCCGAAGCTCGGGACGCTGCTACCGGTTATCGACGCAATCCTGGCAGCCGACCGCGAGGCGCCGGGCAAGCAGCAGCACACGGCCAAGCGGATCTTTGAGCGGCTGCGCGACGAGCATGGCTATACGGGCGGCTACACGATGGTGAAGGACCATGTGCGGCTGTGCAGGGCCCGCGGGCGCGAGACCTTCGTGCCGCTGGCGCACCCGCCGGGGCATGCACAGGTCGACTTTGGCGAGGCGGTCGCGGTCGTCGGCGGGGAGCGGATGAAGATCCACTATTTCTGCATGTCGCTGCCGCAGTCGGATGCCTGCTTCTTCAAGGCGTATCCGCGCGAGACGACCGAGGCGTTTCTTGACGGGCACGTGTCGGCATTCGCGTTCTTCGGGGGCGTGCCGCTGTCCATCCTCTACGACAACACAACCATCGCCGTGGCAAAGATCTGCGGCGATGGAACGCGCGAGCGCACACGCGCCTTCACCGAGTTGGTCAGCCACTACCTGTTTCAGGACCGTTTTGCGCGTCCAGCGCGAGGCAACGACAAAGGCAAGGTCGAGGGGCTGGTGAAGTTTGCGCGCAACAACTTCATGGTGCCCGTGCCGGTCGCTGCCAATTTCGATGTCCTGAACGCCAGGTTCGAGGAGTCCTGCCGTACGCGCCAGGGCGAGCATGCCGGTCAGCACGCGCAGACCATTGCCGAGCGGCTGGCGGCAGACGTATCGGCATTGCGCACGCTGCCGTCCGTACCACTGGAGCCATGCGAGAAACGCGCGGCGCGCGTGTCGTCGACCGCGATGGTGCGCTACCGGACCAACGACTATTCGGTGCCGACCGCGTACGGCTACCGCGACGTGATGGTGAAGGGGTTCGTCGACGAGGTCGTCATCATATGCGCGGGCGAAGAGATTGCCCGGCACGCGCGTTGCTACGACGAAGGCGTATTCGTCTCCAACCCACTGCACTATCTCGCGCTCATCGAGACCAAGCCCGGTGCGCTCGACCAGGCGGCAGCCCTTCAGGACTGGAACCTGCCGGACATCTTCCAGCATCTGCGCCACCTGCTCGAGGCCCGGATGGGCAACAAGGGTAAACGCGAGTTCATCCAGGTGCTGCGGCTGCTCGAGGCGATGCCGCTTCCCATCGTCACGGATGCCGTGACCGAGGCAGTCCAGTTGGGCGCACCTGGTTTTGACGCGGTAAAACTCATCGCGCTGGCGCGTATCGAGCGCCGTCCGCCGCGCCTGGATTTAGCGGCGTATCCGCACGTGCCCAAGATGGACGTCAAAACGACGTGCGCGGCCGACTATGCGGTGCTGGCAGCATGA
- the istB gene encoding IS21-like element helper ATPase IstB: protein MPVGTTAGTPQVLLAHHLKQLKLPTVLREYEKVARECAQGGVDHTRYLLRLIELELIDRERRTIERRIRAARFPAVKSFDTFEFTAIPSLNKMMVVELARCEYILRRENVIALGNSGTGKTHVALALGLAACQKGFTVAFTTAASLVNQLMEARDERRLLKLQREMAAVKLLVVDELGYVPLSPTGAELLFEVLSQRYERGSTIITSNLPFEDWTQVLASERLTGALLDRLTHHATILTMNGDSYRLKQSTGRKRRGAEQNQASALSDPDTGEILSS, encoded by the coding sequence ATGCCGGTGGGCACGACCGCAGGTACGCCACAGGTGCTGCTCGCCCATCATCTCAAACAACTCAAACTGCCAACCGTTCTGCGCGAGTACGAAAAGGTCGCGCGCGAATGCGCGCAAGGCGGGGTCGACCACACGCGCTACCTGTTGCGGCTTATCGAGTTGGAGCTCATCGACCGCGAGCGCCGGACCATCGAGCGACGGATCCGCGCAGCCCGTTTCCCGGCTGTGAAGAGCTTCGACACCTTCGAGTTCACCGCCATCCCCAGCCTGAACAAGATGATGGTGGTCGAGCTCGCACGGTGCGAATATATCCTGCGCCGCGAGAACGTCATTGCGCTCGGCAACAGCGGGACAGGCAAGACGCATGTAGCCCTCGCGCTCGGCCTGGCGGCTTGCCAGAAGGGCTTCACAGTCGCCTTCACTACCGCGGCCTCGCTGGTGAACCAGTTGATGGAGGCGCGAGACGAGCGACGGCTGCTCAAGCTCCAACGCGAGATGGCGGCCGTGAAGCTGCTCGTCGTCGATGAACTCGGCTACGTCCCGTTGTCCCCGACCGGCGCCGAACTGCTCTTCGAGGTGCTGTCGCAGCGCTACGAGCGCGGCTCGACCATCATCACCTCCAACCTGCCGTTCGAGGACTGGACGCAGGTGCTCGCCTCCGAGCGGCTGACCGGCGCACTGCTCGACCGGCTCACCCACCATGCCACCATCCTGACCATGAACGGCGACAGCTATCGCCTCAAGCAGTCCACCGGACGCAAACGTCGCGGGGCGGAGCAAAACCAGGCCAGTGCCCTGTCCGACCCGGACACCGGTGAGATATTATCTTCCTGA